The Paenibacillus sp. FSL R7-0345 DNA segment TTGTTTGATGAGACAGCGGTTAGCACGCTGGCGGTTTAAGCATTCTTAGTAAAGCGAAGTATTAACAGCTGCAGCTCGTGGAGAGTAGTGTGCTTACAGTTATTCCTCCACATTGCAATAATTGCCCCAAACTGTTGGCTGGTAGCGCCCCGTTCTGCCCCGTGCCTGGTTAGTCCAGTGCAAAGACTAGCCAACGCATGACGCCATCCGTTACTTCGGCGCAACGAACAGTTACTCTCACAGACTGTCTCACACTGCGGGCGAAATCAATTCTACTCTCTCGAGCGCACCCCACAGTGAAAGTTCAATTCACTCTCTCCAGCGTGCTCTATCCTAGAGGTACGCCGCCCAGCGACTCGCGTAGCCGCAGCATATCTTCCGGCCAGGGATCGGCAACTACGGTCAGCTTCCTGGTCCAGGGGTGGCGGAACGCCAAGGCTTCGCCGTGCAGCGCCTGGCGCCCGCGTTCCGCCAGTCCCCAGCGTGGACCGCCGTACAGCTCATCCCCGATGAGCGGATGGCCGGCATGACTCAGGTGAACGCGGATCTGGTGCGTCCGCCCGGTCTCAAGCTCGACCTGCAGCGAGGTTGCACCGCGCAGTACTTCACGGCCGGTGATCCGCGTTACCGCAGGCTGGCCGCCGGGCGATACCCGCCTCCGGGCCGCATGATGGCGGTCGCGGCCAATCGGCTCATCGATGACCGTCAGCTGAGCCGGCACGGCACCTGCAGTGATCGCGGCATAGCGCCGCGAAATGTCTTTGCTGCGCATGTCCTCATCGAGTACAAGCTGCGCGTACTCATTCTTCGCATAAAGCACCGGGCCGGTCGTGTCCTTGTCCAGCCGGTGGATATGGCGCACGGCAATCCCGCAGCCGGAAGCAGCGTAATGGGCAGCTACGATATGGTCCAGCGTTGTGTCCGACCCGCTGCCGTCAGGATGGACTGCCATACCTGCAGGTTTATGGACAACAAGGCAGAAGTCGTCCTCATATAGCACTTCTGCCTCTTGCCATACCGGCTCTATGCCGGCCTCCCGCTCCGGCCAAAGGGCCAGCCGCAGCCGGTCGCCCCGCCACTGGATGCCGCCTTCACGGCGCAGACGGGCATGGAGCTTCGCCGGCATCCCGGCGGTCTCCAGCAGCCACCGGTCAATGGCGGCTTCCTTATCGGCCGCTCCTGTAACCACACGGCCGGGCATGGCCTCAAGCCATTCCCCGCGCCGTTTCCAGGCACCGCCGCCCGGAAGCGACTTGTTTTCGGCAGTCTCTGCAGCTTGGTCTTCGCTGCTTTTTGCAGCCTTGTCCGGACTGCCTGGGAACGCCTTGTTCCCGGCACCCTTTTCATTTGTGTTCTGGCTGCCTTTTGCAGCTTTATTCCAACTGCCCTTTGCGGTCTTGTTCTCGTTAACTATTGCAGTCTGATCCCAGCTACCTCTCAACGTTTGATTATCGGTGCCCTTAGCAGCCCTATTCCCGCTGCCTTGGACCGCTTTATCCCAACTGCCTTTTACCGTCTTGTTCTCGTTGACTATTGCAGCCCTATCCCAGCGGCCTCTGCCCGCCTTATTCTCAACGCCTTTTACGGCCTTGCTCTCGCTGCCGCTTCCTGTCTTATCCCATCCGCCAGCCATCAAAGTGACTTCAGCGCTTCGTAGTGCGCCTCAAGCGTATCGTCAATATCCTGCTCGCTGTGCACGCCTGACACGAACATGCCCTCGAACTGGGAAGGAGGCACGCTGATGCCCTGGTCGAGCATTTTGCCGAAGTAAGTACGGAATTGCTCCAGATTACTGGTCTTGGCCGTTTCGAAGTTATAGACTGGCCCCTCCGTAAAGAACGGGCAGACCATTGAGCCGATCCGGTTGACCGTGAGCGGGATACCTGTATCAACGCTGTTACGCTTCAGTCCAGCTTCCAGACGTGCGCCCAGCGTTTCCAGCCGGTCGTAGACCTCCGGAGTCAGCAGCTTCAGCGTGCTGTAGCCGGCAGCCATTGCCAGCGGATTGCCGCTGAGCGTACCCGCCTGGTAGATCGGCCCCGCCGGAGCCATCTGCTCCATGATCTCCCTGCGGCCGCCGTAAGCGCCGACGGGAAGTCCGCCGCCGATGACCTTGCCGAAGCAGGTCAGATCCGGCCGGGTCCCGAACAGGCCCTGTGCACAGCTGATGTTCACCCGGAAGCCGGTCATTACCTCATCAAAAATCAGCAGCGCTCCGTAACCCGTAGTCACCTTGCGCAAGCCCTCAAGGAAGCCCGGCTGCGGCGGTACAACGCCCATATTGCCGGCAATCGGCTCGACGATAATTGCGGCGATTTCGTTGCCATAGCGTTCGAAGGCGATTTTGACACCTTCCAGGTCGTTGTAAGGTACAGTGATCGTGTTCACTGCTACCCCTTCCGGTACTCCCGGACTATCGGGCAGACCCAGTGTAGCTACACCAGATCCGGCTTTGATCAGCAGACTGTCGGCGTGTCCGTGGTAGGAGCCTTCGAACTTGAGGATTTTGCTGCGTCCGGTATAGCCGCGGGCCAGACGGATGGCACTCATCGTAGCTTCCGTACCAGAGTTAACCATCCGCACGATATCAACAGACGGCACACGTTCTACGACCAGTTTGGCCATCTCCGTCTCCAGCAGCGTCGGTGCGCCGAAGCTGGTCCCTTTTACCGCAGTCTCCTGCAGCGCTTTGACCACCTCAGGATGGGCATGTCCCATAATGAGCGGCCCCCAGGAGCAGACGTAGTCGATAAAGCTGTTGCCGTCGATATCATAAATGCGTGAGCCGATCCCGTGATCCACGTACACCGGTGTCAGGCCTACTGATTTGAACGCCCGCACCGGGCTGTTCACCCCGCCGGGAATATACTGCTTAGCTTCTTCAAAAGCGTTCCGGGAAGCTTCTTCCCGCCGCGACAATGGCACATTGCCCATGTTATTCACTCCTGTTCAGTTCGTAAGTTTAGCCGCGCAGCCAGCGGGCCGCATCCTTGGCAAAATAAGTGATAATAATGTCCGCACCCGCACGCTTCATGCCGGTCAGCATCTCCATTACGATTGCTTTTTCATCGATCCAGCCCTGCAGCGCTGCCGCTTTGACCATTGAGTACTCACCGCTCACGTTATAAGCCACCAGCGGCAGATCGAACTGGTCGCGGATCGTCCGGATCACATCGAGATAAGCCAGCGCCGGCTTGACCATCAGCATGTCCGCACCCTCGAGCACATCAGAGTCCGCTTCACGGATCGCTTCCCGCAGGTTAGCCGGGTCCATCTGGTACGTTTTGCGGTTGCCGAACTGCGGCGCGGAATCAGCAGCCTCGCGGAACGGGCCGTAGAAAGCGGAGGCGTATTTTACCGAATAAGACATAATCGGCACATGCTCGAACCCGTTGTCGTCCAGTCCGGCGCGGATCGCCTGCACAAAACCGTCCATCATGTTCGAAGGCGCGATAATATCAGCCCCGGCCTTGGCCTGCGATACCGCCGTGCGGGTCAGCAGCTCCAGCGAAGCATCGTTTATAACATCACCGTGTACAACTCCGTCCACCACATGAGTATGAACCATACCGCAGTGGCCGTGGTCCGTGAACTCACACAGACAGGTGTCGGCTACGACCAGCAGCTCGGGGTACCATTGTTTAATCAGCCTTGTCGCTTCCTGTACAATCCCGTCATCCGCAAAACCCGACGTTCCAACCGCATCCTTGGTCTCCGGAATCCCGAACAGCAGAACCGCCGGAATCCCCAGCGCGGCAATCTCGTCAACCTCAGCCTTCAGCATATCAAGCGAAAAATGATACACACCCGGCATCGAGCCAATCTCCGTCTTCACACCTGTTCCATAGGTCACAAAAATCGGCTGGATCAGATCAAGTGTATTCAGCACGGTCTCCCGCACCATCCCGCGAATTCCGGCTGTACCGCGCAGACGGCGGTGCCGGGTAATTGGAAAGCTCATTGATGTATCCTCCTGTGTAGTTAATATGTAAAAAAAGTCCGGCAGCACTGTGCAATGTCAGCGCCTGTCCGGAGTTACTGTAATGTTCGGGTGTTCATAACAACGAGCGGTGAATTCATGCTGCTCCGGCTGGATGCTCCCGCCCTCAAACTAACTTTAACTGCACTCTGTACAACTATTCCGCCAGTTTTCCCCTGAGTAACCAGTTTAGTTGTAGTTTGTGCAGTTATTTTGGCGTAAAAAGCAAATTTCAGCCGATTAAAGCAGATTTAGTTGTACAGAGTGCAGCTATTCCGTACTGGAGCCAGATTTGACCGGGTTTAGTTGCACAAAGTGCAGTTAAACCGCTAAGGGAGCGTGTTACCTGCCTTTCACGCAGACATCAGGCGCACCTACCTCACAGCCTAGCTCATCCAGCCAGCACTAATGTGTTCAGCACTTCCGCAGACATCAGGCGCACCTACCTCACAGCCTAGCTCATCCAGCCAGCACACTAATGTGTTCAGCACTTCCACAGACATCCGGCTTCATCTAACAGCAGACGTCCTAGCTCATCCAGCCAGCACACTAATATGTTCAGCACTTCCGCAGACATCCGGCGCATTAACAACATACAGCCTAGCTCATCCAGCCAGCACGAATGTGTTCAACACTCCCGCGGACTTCTGGCGCATTAACAGTACATAGCATGTCCCATCTATCCCAGCTAACCATTGTCACCTGTACACTCAGCCTGCTCCTATCAACTGCTCCGGCAGCCCTTTGCCGTAAGTAACTATCCTTAAGCTGCCTCGCGGGCAGGGGATGATAAAGCCCCTACCGTACTCTCGTCGACTCGTTCCAGCGGCATAGCTCCTGTAGCAGGCCTTCGATGGTGGCCTCGTCCGGCAGCAGGCCGGGGGTCAGGCCGGCGGCGACGGCCGTTTCCTCGGTCACCGGGCCGATGCAGGCGATCTTGACGCCGGCCAGCACGGCCACCGGATCTTCCAGACCCATGCGCTTCAGGATCTCGATGAAGTTGCGCACGGTCGAAGAGCTGGTGAAGGTAACCGCATGGATGCGTTTCTCCTCGAGCAGGCGCAGCAGCTCGATGTCGTCCTCGCCCGTCACCACCGTCTCGTAGGTGTCGATCTCGGTCACTTCCAGCCCAAGCCCGCGCAGCTTGGCCGGAAGCCACTCCCGCGCGAGGTCCCCGCGCGGCAAAAGAACCTTCTGGCCCGCCTCAAGCCGCGGGCCAAATGCCTCCAGCAGCCCTTCCGCCTGGAAGCGGGCGGGCAGCTCCTCGGCCACCAGCCCGCGCTCCGCCAGCGCGGCGGCTGTGGCCGGCCCCACCGCGCCGATGCGCGCGCGGTGCAAGCCGCGGATGTCCACCTTCAGCTCCGCCAGGTGGCGCCAAAAGAATTCCACGCCGTTCGGGCTCGTGAAGAAAACCCAGTCATAGGCTTCCAGCGCTCCCAGCGCGGAAGCTATGGCGGCTTTCTTCCCGGCATCCTCCGGCATGACCGTCTCAATGACCGGGAACTCGTACGGCTCGCCGCCGAGCTCCTCAATGCGGTCCACCAGCTCGCTCGCCTGGCTGCGGGCGCGGGTAACCACGATGCGCTTGCCGAACAGCGGCAGCGCCTCGGCCCACATCAGCTGCTGGCGCTGGCGCACCACTTCGCCGACGACAATGACCGCCGGCGGCTTGAAGTCCGCCGCAATGACCTTCGCCTCGATGTCGGCGAGCGTGCCGGTCAGCGTGTCCTGCTCCGCACGCGTGCCCCAGCGCACCAGCGCCACCGGTGTCTCCGGCGGACGGCCGTGCTTGATCAGCTGGCCGCTGATGTAGCCGATCTTGGCGACGCCCATCAGGAAGACCAGCGTTCCGGTCGCATGGGTAACCTTGTCCCAATGGATGGAATGGTCCAGCTTATCCGGGCTTTCATGTCCGGTGATGATCGACAGGGAAGACGCATAATCCCGGTGCGTGACCGGGATGCCGGCATAAGCCGGTACGCTGATTGCCGACGTAATGCCCGGCACAATCTCGTAGTAGATGCCGTTCCGGCGCAGCAGCTCCGCTTCTTCGCCTACCCGGCCAAAAATCGTCGGGTCCCCGCCCTTGAGCCGCACGACCGTTTTGCCTTCCAGAGCAAGATCAACCAGCAGCTGGTTGATCTCCTCCTGCTTCATGGTGTGACGGTCGGGCAGCTTGCCGACATAGATTTTGTCACCGCCGGGCTTCATCTGCTTCAGCAGCCTGGGACTTGCCAGCCGGTCGTAGACCAGCACATCCGCCTTGCGGATGCACTCCAGCCCCTTCACAGTGATCAGCTTCGCATCGCCCGGTCCTGCACCTACCAGATATACTTTCCCCGTCTTCTCCGCCATCTCCATCATCCCCTTGTATCCGCCAGAATCTTCTCCGCACCCCGGGCAATCAGCTTGCGGGCTACCTCTTCGCCAAGCTGTACCGGGTCAACTCCCGTAAGCGTCTCTTTGAGAATTACCGAACCGTCCGGTGTTCCCACCATCCCTGTCAAAGTAATTACCCGTCCTGCAGGATTAGTTGACCCGGCAGGCCCGGACTCCTCCGCTTTACCCGAAACCGCCTCTGCTACCTTATCTTTATCCTCTAGACTGTCCGCCGATACGGCTTCCCCCTCGGCTTCCTGGTTCTCCGCAGTTGCACTCGCTCCTTCGCGCCCTGCTCCACCTTCCGCTCCCTCAGCTTCAAGCACCGCAAACGCGCCAATCGGCACCTGACAGCCGCCGTTTAGCGCACCGAGAAACGTCCGTTCCGCAGCTACAGTCAGAGCTGTCTGCTCATCATTATACAGCGCCAAAAGCTCACGCAGCTCGGTATCGTCCTCGCGGCATTCAATACCAAGCGCACCCTGGCCGACTGCCGGCAGACATACCTCCGGCTCCAGATAGGCGGTCACACGGTCCTGCCAGCCCATCCGGGTCAGGCCGGCTGCGGCCAGCAGAATGGCGTCGTATTCGCCGTTCTCCAGCTTTTTCAGCCGGGAGTCGATGTTGCCGCGCACCGGTTCAATCACCAGATCAGGGCGCAGCGCAGCCAGCTGGCTGGAGCGGCGCAGGCTGCTCGTGCCGACGCGCGCACCCTGAGGCAGCTCATCCAGGCTTGACGCACCTGTTGCAATCAGGCAGTCACGCGGATCAACCCGCTTCGGCACAGCACCGTTAATAAGGCCCTCCGGTAATTCGGACGGCATATCCTTCATACTGTGTACAGCCATATCAATGACTTTATCGAGCATGGCCTGTTCAATTTCCTTTACGAACAGCCCTTTGCCGCCTACTTTGGACAACGTGACATCGAGAATCCGGTCGCCTTTGGTGATAATCTTGTGTACCTCAAAGGTGAACCCGAAGCCGTGCTCCTCACTCAGCCGCGTAAGATCATCAATTACATGCCCAGTCTGGGTCAGCGCCAGCGCGCTTTGTCTGCTGCCTACTATAATTTTGCGCATTCTCATCTTCCTCCCGGTAACCCATTATTCAGCCAGTTTCCTTCCTCCGCTACTCCGCCCGGTTCGCCGCAATCCAAGCCCGGACTGCCTCGGGCGACCATTCTATAAAGGTGCCCTGCCGCACACTATTCAACACATCCAGCCGGCCGAGCCGGTGCAGCAGCCGTCTGCGTTCCTCAGCCGAGGGTACAAGCGACTTAATCTCAGTGCGCATCATGTGCAAAAAATCCAGATAAGGCCCGTATTCCTCGCCCAAAACCTCAGCCAGCTGCGACGTAATCTCAGCCGCAGCAGAGGGTCCTGCACCAGATGTGGAGACGGCCACAGTCAGCCTTCCCCGGCGCAGAACCCCCGGTGTTATAAAATTCCCCGCTTCCGCATGGCTGGCTACATTGACCGGCAGTCCAAGCGCCTTGGCTTCGGCAGCCGCCGCTTCATTCACCGCAGGATCACTGCTTGCAGCGTATACCAGAAACGCGCCCCGGACATCTCCGGGTTCATATCCGCGGGCAACCCACTGTATCTTGCCTTCCTCAACCAGCCCGGAGAGCACAGCCGTGAGCGCAGGGCTGATCACCGTAACCGCGGCCCCCGCTTCAAGCAGAGACTGCACCTTGCGCTCCGCCACCGTTCCGCCGCCGATCACAGCAATCTTTTGCCCGCTGACATCCAGCATGACCGGCAAATACCCTGCCATTCTGCTCACCTCCCGCTCCAGCCATGAAAGTCTGATAACGAATTCAGCAGGAAATTAAGAATAATAAAAGCATACCCCGAAATCGCCCAGCGGGCCATCGCCGTACCGCTTCTGCGCCTTGACCTTTTCAGCAGAATATAGGTTATATATACCCCAAGCCCGACCATTGTGGTCAGTACCTTGGAATCCTGAAATAGCGGTGTCCGTCCCTCGGCAACAATCGACATCGCGGCCAGTACCAGCGACACAATCATCAGCGGCACACCGGCCAGAATCGCCGTATACGAATATTTGTCCATCGTTTCCAGGCTCGGGAGCCGCCGGATGCGGTCATCCCATTTCTTATTCTTGAGCTTCCTGTGCAGGAACAGATACATTATCGCAAATACCGTGCCCAGTGTCAGTGCGCCAAAGCTCAGGTTGGCCAAAATAATATGCATCGCCAGCCAGCCGTGCACCGCCCTCCAGCTCTCCAGCCCATGATCTGCCGCCGTCAGCCAGACCCGGTTCAGCATAAAGACACTAAAGCCGGCCCCGCTGAGCAGCAGAATCGTAAATTCACCGCCGCGTGTATAGGCAATGGCTAGTGACGTAATGACAATAAGGAAGGAGAACCAGAACAGGAAATCATAAGGGGTAAAAATCGGCAGCCCGCCCTCCTGGGAGAACCGGACCGCAAGTCCCGCCATCTGCAGCAGACCCGTAACAGCAAGAAGCCCTGTGCCCAGCCGCTTTCCGCCCGGATTACGCTTAAGGCAATCCGAGAAAATAAACAGCAGGCTCAGGGCATATAGCAGCAGAGCGGCATCATATATTCCGTTCAGCAGTTGCATGCTGCTCACCCGCCCAGCAGGCCTGCCGGAGCAAAAACGGTCTTAGGCACAAGGAATTCGGCAGCAGATACACGGTCATTCTCTTTTTTCTGCACAGGAGCCGGGCTGCTTCCATTTCCGCCCCCGCCAGCTTCGAGCTGACTCTGCAGAGCAAAAATCTGCGTGAAATACGCAAGGGCTTCTGTTCCCTGATCGCTGCCGGACATTTCCTTGATTACATTAATCGGATCGTGCATCATCTGGTTCACGATGCTCTTGGTCAGCTGGCGGATCACCTTGCGCTGATGCTCATCCAG contains these protein-coding regions:
- a CDS encoding RluA family pseudouridine synthase yields the protein MPGRVVTGAADKEAAIDRWLLETAGMPAKLHARLRREGGIQWRGDRLRLALWPEREAGIEPVWQEAEVLYEDDFCLVVHKPAGMAVHPDGSGSDTTLDHIVAAHYAASGCGIAVRHIHRLDKDTTGPVLYAKNEYAQLVLDEDMRSKDISRRYAAITAGAVPAQLTVIDEPIGRDRHHAARRRVSPGGQPAVTRITGREVLRGATSLQVELETGRTHQIRVHLSHAGHPLIGDELYGGPRWGLAERGRQALHGEALAFRHPWTRKLTVVADPWPEDMLRLRESLGGVPLG
- the hemL gene encoding glutamate-1-semialdehyde 2,1-aminomutase; protein product: MGNVPLSRREEASRNAFEEAKQYIPGGVNSPVRAFKSVGLTPVYVDHGIGSRIYDIDGNSFIDYVCSWGPLIMGHAHPEVVKALQETAVKGTSFGAPTLLETEMAKLVVERVPSVDIVRMVNSGTEATMSAIRLARGYTGRSKILKFEGSYHGHADSLLIKAGSGVATLGLPDSPGVPEGVAVNTITVPYNDLEGVKIAFERYGNEIAAIIVEPIAGNMGVVPPQPGFLEGLRKVTTGYGALLIFDEVMTGFRVNISCAQGLFGTRPDLTCFGKVIGGGLPVGAYGGRREIMEQMAPAGPIYQAGTLSGNPLAMAAGYSTLKLLTPEVYDRLETLGARLEAGLKRNSVDTGIPLTVNRIGSMVCPFFTEGPVYNFETAKTSNLEQFRTYFGKMLDQGISVPPSQFEGMFVSGVHSEQDIDDTLEAHYEALKSL
- the hemB gene encoding porphobilinogen synthase yields the protein MSFPITRHRRLRGTAGIRGMVRETVLNTLDLIQPIFVTYGTGVKTEIGSMPGVYHFSLDMLKAEVDEIAALGIPAVLLFGIPETKDAVGTSGFADDGIVQEATRLIKQWYPELLVVADTCLCEFTDHGHCGMVHTHVVDGVVHGDVINDASLELLTRTAVSQAKAGADIIAPSNMMDGFVQAIRAGLDDNGFEHVPIMSYSVKYASAFYGPFREAADSAPQFGNRKTYQMDPANLREAIREADSDVLEGADMLMVKPALAYLDVIRTIRDQFDLPLVAYNVSGEYSMVKAAALQGWIDEKAIVMEMLTGMKRAGADIIITYFAKDAARWLRG
- the cobA gene encoding uroporphyrinogen-III C-methyltransferase is translated as MAEKTGKVYLVGAGPGDAKLITVKGLECIRKADVLVYDRLASPRLLKQMKPGGDKIYVGKLPDRHTMKQEEINQLLVDLALEGKTVVRLKGGDPTIFGRVGEEAELLRRNGIYYEIVPGITSAISVPAYAGIPVTHRDYASSLSIITGHESPDKLDHSIHWDKVTHATGTLVFLMGVAKIGYISGQLIKHGRPPETPVALVRWGTRAEQDTLTGTLADIEAKVIAADFKPPAVIVVGEVVRQRQQLMWAEALPLFGKRIVVTRARSQASELVDRIEELGGEPYEFPVIETVMPEDAGKKAAIASALGALEAYDWVFFTSPNGVEFFWRHLAELKVDIRGLHRARIGAVGPATAAALAERGLVAEELPARFQAEGLLEAFGPRLEAGQKVLLPRGDLAREWLPAKLRGLGLEVTEIDTYETVVTGEDDIELLRLLEEKRIHAVTFTSSSTVRNFIEILKRMGLEDPVAVLAGVKIACIGPVTEETAVAAGLTPGLLPDEATIEGLLQELCRWNESTRVR
- the hemC gene encoding hydroxymethylbilane synthase, yielding MRKIIVGSRQSALALTQTGHVIDDLTRLSEEHGFGFTFEVHKIITKGDRILDVTLSKVGGKGLFVKEIEQAMLDKVIDMAVHSMKDMPSELPEGLINGAVPKRVDPRDCLIATGASSLDELPQGARVGTSSLRRSSQLAALRPDLVIEPVRGNIDSRLKKLENGEYDAILLAAAGLTRMGWQDRVTAYLEPEVCLPAVGQGALGIECREDDTELRELLALYNDEQTALTVAAERTFLGALNGGCQVPIGAFAVLEAEGAEGGAGREGASATAENQEAEGEAVSADSLEDKDKVAEAVSGKAEESGPAGSTNPAGRVITLTGMVGTPDGSVILKETLTGVDPVQLGEEVARKLIARGAEKILADTRG
- a CDS encoding NAD(P)-dependent oxidoreductase codes for the protein MAGYLPVMLDVSGQKIAVIGGGTVAERKVQSLLEAGAAVTVISPALTAVLSGLVEEGKIQWVARGYEPGDVRGAFLVYAASSDPAVNEAAAAEAKALGLPVNVASHAEAGNFITPGVLRRGRLTVAVSTSGAGPSAAAEITSQLAEVLGEEYGPYLDFLHMMRTEIKSLVPSAEERRRLLHRLGRLDVLNSVRQGTFIEWSPEAVRAWIAANRAE
- the ccsA gene encoding cytochrome c biogenesis protein CcsA; translation: MQLLNGIYDAALLLYALSLLFIFSDCLKRNPGGKRLGTGLLAVTGLLQMAGLAVRFSQEGGLPIFTPYDFLFWFSFLIVITSLAIAYTRGGEFTILLLSGAGFSVFMLNRVWLTAADHGLESWRAVHGWLAMHIILANLSFGALTLGTVFAIMYLFLHRKLKNKKWDDRIRRLPSLETMDKYSYTAILAGVPLMIVSLVLAAMSIVAEGRTPLFQDSKVLTTMVGLGVYITYILLKRSRRRSGTAMARWAISGYAFIILNFLLNSLSDFHGWSGR